From a single Hevea brasiliensis isolate MT/VB/25A 57/8 unplaced genomic scaffold, ASM3005281v1 Scaf1, whole genome shotgun sequence genomic region:
- the LOC110636909 gene encoding protein kinase STUNTED codes for MMVGRLSSEWKFSSLLRRRTTKNRTIIVGLKSGNYSREMLLRLLNVVVKPGDYVIAIHVQDPFDTFDPNTFHTHEDLCKSKQVDFLIKICTGDSFISELTHQVRVNFATILALGCSLSRPKDSVISTCLKCLPPACSLLIIDNVGRIILQRQGTSQQGSSCAVLQSFPSSSSEEFYFPPAHQLQKSFAAPPSLIPTSIQQSDSPGWQGARKKVEVPNFFAKKLFHRLVILESQRSIRIFNMEELISATENFSPNMVIGEGGNSKVYRAKLEDGRDAAVKVLKTTHISAEDLHREVEILSSMKHENIIKIIGYCEGEDIHAIVCNLLKGSLNQNFKQLKWRERMGVAIGVAKALEYLHCSFNPPIIHRDVKSSNILLSENCQPQLSDFGEAMVYNQSDQVSSANIKPFNVVGTFGYLAPEYMMYGKVDEKIDVYSYGVVLLELITGKEAIQKNQAKQESLVLWARSLLSSGLPEHLIDPCLKDNYVEEEMEIMMLAARLCLKHSSSRRPKMSMILRLFEEPGYWLKIQREGDETCLWRQDDSATDTILSMDDLYHEISFI; via the exons ATGATGGTTGGGAGACTAAGCTCAGAGTGGAAATTTTCTTCACTTCTGAGGAGAAGGACAACAAAGAATAGGACAATTATAGTTGGTCTAAAATCAGGTAACTATAGCAGAGAAATGCTGCTGCGATTACTCAATGTAGTAGTCAAGCCAGGGGATTATGTGATCGCCATTCATGTTCAAGATCCTTTTGATACTTTTGATCCCAACACTTTTCATACCCATGAAGATCTTTGCAAGTCCAAGCAG GTGGATTTCCTGATAAAAATCTGCACCGGGGACTCTTTCATTTCTGAATTAACCCATCAAGTTCGCGTCAATTTTGCAACCATACTTGCACTTGGATGCAGCCTTTCAAG GCCCAAAGATTCAGTAATCAGTACTTGCCTAAAATGCTTGCCCCCAGCTTGTAGCCTCCTGATCATCGACAATGTGGGCAGAATCATACTCCAGAGGCAAGGAACCTCACAACAAGGCTCTTCTTGTGCAGTTCTTCAATCCTTTCCATCATCTTCATCAGAAGAATTTTACTTTCCTCCTGCCCATCAGTTACAAAAATCATTTGCTGCACCACCTTCCTTGATACCAACATCAATTCAACAAAGCGATAGTCCAGGATGGCAAGGTGCCAGGAAAAAAGTGGAGGTTCCAAACTTCTTTGCGAAGAAGTTATTTCACAGATTAGTGATCCTAGAATCCCAGCGGTCCATCAGGATTTTCAACATGGAAGAGCTCATTTCAGCAACTGAAAATTTCAGCCCTAACATGGTGATTGGAGAAGGAGGGAACAGTAAAGTATATCGTGCCAAGCTAGAGGACGGTCGGGATGCAGCTGTGAAGGTCCTTAAAACAACACACATTTCTGCAGAGGATCTTCACCGAGAAGTGGAGATCTTATCTAGCATGAAACACGAAAACATCATTAAGATAATTGGGTACTGTGAAGGCGAGGATATTCATGCAATTGTGTGTAATCTGCTGAAGGGAAGCTTGAACCAAAATTTTAAACAACTCAAGTGGAGGGAGAGGATGGGAGTTGCCATTGGTGTGGCAAAGGCATTGGAGTACCTTCATTGTTCTTTCaatcctccaataattcacagAGATGTGAAATCATCTAACATTCTCCTCTCTGAGAATTGCCAGCCACAA CTCTCGGATTTTGGAGAAGCAATGGTATACAATCAATCAGATCAAGTATCTTCAGCTAACATAAAGCCATTTAATGTTGTGGGCACGTTTGGTTACTTGGCCCCAGAGTACATGATGTATggaaaggtagatgagaaaataGATGTCTACTCCTATGGAGTTGTACTTCTGGAACTAATCACTGGGAAAGAGGCTATCCAAAAGAACCAGGCAAAACAAGAAAGCTTAGTGCTATGG GCAAGATCTTTACTAAGTTCCGGCCTACCGGAACATCTGATTGATCCTTGCCTGAAGGACAACTACGTGGAAGAAGAGATGGAAATAATGATGCTTGCAGCCCGCCTCTGCCTTAAGCATTCATCTTCTAGGAGGCCAAAAATGTCCATG ATATTGAGGTTATTTGAGGAGCCAGGGTATTGGCTAAAGATACAGAGAGAGGGAGATGAAACATGCCTGTGGAGACAGGATGACTCAGCTACTGATACTATTCTTTCCATGGATGATTTATACCATGAAATATCATTTATTTGA
- the LOC110636906 gene encoding GDSL esterase/lipase At5g55050-like, producing MGKKIFLVVLCLATVLDLHLANAEVPAVFILGDSTADTGTNNFLPDSKDRADFPPYGIDFPHSRPTGRFSNGLNSADFLAELMGFKRSPLPFFYLVNNTKFIKRPSFRGANFASAGSGILNITGQTKNGLKNVVPLEEQIGQFSSIYSELVAIKGQASAEVFLSKSLFFISVGSNDIFAYYLSRSTVPKQEFIATLGFIYDSYLRTLYKLGARKFGIISVPPIGCCPALRIQNTTGGCLEDLNNLALEFHSMINTQLIKLSTDYSDMKYSLGNAYEMTINVLDNPCPFGFKNVSNPCCGDERTPCGPNATFCSNRREYLFWDSVHPTQAAAGLAARTLYGGELRFVSPINFKQLADA from the exons ATGGGAAAGAAAATATTTCTTGTGGTTCTGTGCTTGGCCACTGTTCTTGATCTTCACTTAGCAAATGCAGAAGTTCCTGCTGTTTTCATATTAGGAGATTCAACAGCTGATACTGGTACCAACAATTTCTTGCCTGATAGTAAAGACAGGGCTGATTTTCCTCCTTATGGCATTGATTTTCCTCACTCTAGGCCTACTGGAAGGTTCAGTAATGGCCTTAATAGTGCTGATTTTCTTG ctgagcTAATGGGATTCAAGAGAAGTCCATTGCCCTTCTTCTATCTGGTGAACAACACAAAATTCATCAAGAGGCCTAGCTTCAGAGGAGCAAACTTTGCTTCTGCTGGGTCTGGCATTCTTAACATAACTGGACAAACAAAG AATGGCCTGAAGAATGTTGTCCCATTGGAAGAGCAAATAGGGCAATTTTCTTCAATCTACAGTGAACTTGTAGCTATTAAGGGTCAAGCTTCTGCTGAAGTTTTTCTCTCCAAGTCTTTGTTCTTCATCAGCGTCGGTAGCAATGATATTTTTGCTTATTACCTTTCAAGAAGTACTGTTCCAAAACAAGAGTTCATAGCTACATTAGGATTTATATACGACAGCTATTTAAGG ACCTTATATAAACTAGGAGCAAGGAAGTTTGGCATTATAAGTGTTCCACCAATTGGGTGTTGTCCAGCTCTAAGGATTCAAAACACTACAGGAGGTTGTTTAGAGGACTTGAATAATCTTGCTCTAGAATTTCACTCGATGATCAATACCCAATTGATCAAGCTCAGCACAGATTATTCAGACATGAAGTATTCCCTTGGAAATGCATATGAGATGACTATAAATGTGTTGGACAACCCTTGTCCATTCG GATTTAAGAATGTGTCAAATCCATGTTGTGGAGATGAAAGGACACCCTGCGGTCCAAATGCTACCTTTTGTTCGAATCGCCGCGAATACTTGTTCTGGGATTCAGTCCACCCTACACAGGCTGCTGCAGGACTGGCAGCTAGAACCCTGTATGGTGGCGAACTACGATTCGTCAGTCCCATTAACTTCAAACAGTTGGCTGACGCTTAA